The following coding sequences are from one Humulus lupulus chromosome X, drHumLupu1.1, whole genome shotgun sequence window:
- the LOC133803744 gene encoding uncharacterized protein LOC133803744 translates to MPFPPAMRNAFPILRRHRRVPLLSTTLRHGSITETILQKCRSLRYKNDIYAWGTPDNRFPYYLLLQHSYSTGFTSVHGEGTSAEYAKLRKESLESEFGQALGTYSSKSFSSVYRFGPFLALYRAAIVSFHVVKLTIWQLFIQDVEKRAIKFRKTLIQLGPFYIKLGQALSTRPDILPTVYCNELAKLQDQIPPFPTRIAIKSIETQFGLPISEIFADISASPIAAASLGQVYKAHLHSGELVAVKVQRPGMTLLLTLDALLFHMIGGQMKRFAKARKDLLVAVNEMVRHMFDEIDYIQEATNAERFASLYGLYPSDTQTSGQDSKEGGTVHHRVGDRIKVPKIYWDLTRRAVLTMEWIDGIKLTDENGLKKACLNRRGLIDQGLYCSLRQLLEVGFFHADPHPGNLVATKSGSLAYFDFGMMGDIPRHYRVGLIQVLVHFVNRDSLGLANDFLSLGFLPEGVEIKLVSDALQATFGDGSRHSQDFQGIMNQLYDVMYEFDFSLPPDYALVIRALGSLEGTAKVLDPDFKIIESAYPFVIGRLLADPNPDMRKILRELLIRNNGSIRWNRLERLIAAISEQASASADEPPDLDETTRNRLGWKSFDMHSVVSATEDLLLFILSRKGQRVRIFLLRDIIEAADAFMDDEVVGCMLNDTLRTRDFEEHDMLMRVLNGFQSLRQAIKLAPDIWMAMFLRLAVKSELHNFGLDLISALMIHFSRKIPETTWVCLSRLLHELTKKDSSVEL, encoded by the exons ATGCCCTTTCCGCCGGCGATGAGGAATGCCTTTCCCATTCTGAGGCGTCACCGCCGTGTTCCACTGCTTTCCACGA CTTTGCGCCATGGGAGCATCACAGAGACCATATTACAGAAATGCAGATCATTGAGatataaaaatgatatttatgCTTGGGGGACTCCAGATAATCGATTTCCCTATTACTTGTTACTCCAGCATTC ATATTCTACTGGTTTTACCAGTGTTCATGGTGAAGGGACATCTGCAGAGTATGCAAAGTTGCGGAAAGAATCACTAGAAAGTGAGTTTGGACAAGCTCTAGGGACATATAGCTCCAAAAGTTTTTCTTCTGTCTACCGTTTTGGTCCATTTTTGGCTTTGTACAGAGCAGCCATTGTGTCTTTCCATGTTGTAAAGCTCACAATTTGGCAACtatttattcaagatgttgaaAAACGTGCCATCAAG TTTCGAAAAACTTTGATCCAGTTGGGACCTTTCTACATCAAG CTTGGGCAGGCTCTGAGCACGAGGCCAGATATACTACCAACTGTATATTGCAATGAACTTGCTAAACTACAG GATCAAATACCACCATTTCCAACTCGTATTGCAATTAAATCCATAGAAACACAATTTGGTCTTCCAATTTCTGAAATTTTTGCTGACATAAGTGCAAGTCCCATTGCAGCAGCATCCTTAGGGCAGGTCTATAAAG CTCACCTGCACTCTGGAGAGCTAGTTGCTGTCAAGGTACAAAGACCCGGTATGACACTTTTATTGACCCTTGATGCTTTGTTATTTCATATGATTGGTGGCCAAATGAAGCGTTTTGCCAAGGCCCGCAAAGATCTATTAGTAGCAGTAAATGAGATG GTAAGACATATGTTTGATGAAATTGATTACATTCAAGAGGCAACAAATGCTGAGCGATTTGCTTCGTTATATGGTTTATACCCTT CTGATACCCAAACGAGTGGCCAAGATTCTAAAGAAGGGGGAACTGTTCATCATAGAGTAGGAGATCGTATTAAAGTTCCAAAAATATATTGGGACCTTACCCGCAGAGCTGTGCTTACTATGGAATGGATTGATGGAATTAAGCTTACAGATGAAAATGGCCTGAAGAAGGCCTGCTTGAACAGGAGGGGACTAATTGACCAG GGATTATATTGCTCTTTGAGACAATTGCTTGAGGTGGGATTTTTCCATGCTGATCCACATCCAGGAAATCTGGTTGCCACTAAAAGTGGCTCACTTGCATATTTTGATTTTGGAATGATGGGTGATATTCCTCGACATTATCGTGTGGGACTGATTCAAGTG CTTGTGCACTTTGTTAATCGTGACTCATTGGGTTTAGCAAATGACTTTCTTTCTTTGGGATTTCTTCCTGAGGGAGTTGAGATAAAATTAGTTTCAGATGCCTTGCAAGCCACGTTTGGTGATGGGTCTAGACATTCTCAAGATTTCCAG GGAATCATGAACCAGCTGTACGATGTTATGTATGAATTTGATTTTTCTCTTCCTCCTGATTATGCTCTCGTAATAAGAGCATTGGGATCACTAGAAGGCACTGCAAAGGTTCTAGATCCCGATTTTAAAATCATTGAGAGTGCATATCCTTTTGTGATTGGAAGGCTTCTGGCAGACCCCAATCCTGATATGAGGAAAATTTTGAGGGAGCTTCTAATTCGAAACAATGGATCGATAAGGTGGAACCGGCTAGAGCGCCTC ATAGCAGCAATATCTGAACAAGCTTCTGCATCTGCTGACGAGCCCCCTGATTTGGATGAAACTACACGAAATCGTCTCGGATGGAAATCTTTTGACATGCATTCTGTTGTTTCCGCCACTGAAGATCTTTTGTTGTTCATTCTATCCAGAAAGGGTCAGAGAGTGCGTATTTTCCTGTTACGAGATATAATTGAAGCTGCTGATGCTTTTATGGATGATGAAGTTGTTGGCTGCATGCTAAATGACACCCTTAGAACAAGAGATTTTGAG GAACATGACATGTTGATGAGGGTCCTCAACGGGTTTCAGTCTCTCCGGCAAGCTATAAAGTTGGCCCCGGATATCTGGATGGCAATGTTTCTCCGATTGGCAGTGAAAAGTGAGCTTCATAACTTTGGATTAGACTTGATTTCAGCCTTAATGATTCATTTTAGTCGCAAAATTCCTGAAACTACTTGGGTCTGTTTGTCAAGATTACTGCATGAGTTGACAAAAAAAGACAGCTCTGTTGAGCTATGA
- the LOC133804184 gene encoding uncharacterized protein LOC133804184, with the protein MVKEQLSPTRPWILEAVPLMVVFLIAAHVFALVYWIYRLATERQPQRRKAH; encoded by the exons ATGGTGAAAGAGCAGTTGTCACCGACACGGCCATGGATACTCGAAGCGGTTCCATTGATGGTGGTCTTTCTCATAGCAGCTCATGTCTTCGCCTTG GTCTATTGGATTTACAGATTGGCCACTGAGAGACAGCCACAGAGGAGGAAAGCACATTGA
- the LOC133803661 gene encoding protein ENHANCED DISEASE RESISTANCE 2-like has product MCPTKHKHRSSGAEIAGRSSSSDESTTGATDWMTDSINGGSLRNVDLHTGINGWASPPGNLFSLRAKNYLTKRQKSPAGDYLLSPIGMDWLKSSTKLDNVLGRSDNRVANALRRSQGQGKSLKSFIFAVNLQVPGKDQHSAVFYFATDDPIPPGSLLYRFVNGDDAFRNQRFKIVNRIVKGPWIVKKTVGNYSACLLGKALNCNYHRGPNYLEIDVDIGSSAIASAILHLALGYVTSVTIDMGFLVEAQTEEELPERLVGAVRVCQMEMSSAAVVDAPHAPSVVRGFAKVNHHRSGDGNYDDE; this is encoded by the coding sequence ATGTGCCCAACTAAGCACAAACACCGGAGCTCCGGCGCCGAAATCGCCGGCCGAAGCTCCAGTTCCGACGAATCCACCACCGGAGCTACCGATTGGATGACGGATTCGATCAATGGCGGATCTCTACGTAACGTTGACCTTCACACCGGCATCAACGGCTGGGCTTCACCACCAGGTAACCTCTTCTCACTCAGAGCCAAGAATTACCTTACAAAACGACAAAAATCTCCGGCCGGCGATTATCTACTATCTCCGATCGGCATGGACTGGCTCAAATCCAGTACTAAACTCGATAACGTACTTGGTCGGTCCGATAATCGCGTGGCGAACGCGCTCCGGAGATCTCAAGGTCAAGGAAAATCTCTAAAGAGCTTCATCTTTGCCGTGAATCTCCAAGTTCCTGGTAAGGACCAGCATAGCGCCGTGTTCTACTTCGCCACAGACGATCCTATCCCTCCCGGTTCGCTCCTATACCGATTCGTCAACGGCGACGATGCGTTTCGAAACCAACGGTTCAAGATCGTGAATAGGATCGTGAAAGGTCCGTGGATCGTGAAGAAGACGGTGGGGAATTACAGCGCTTGTTTATTAGGTAAGGCATTGAACTGTAATTACCACAGAGGACCGAACTATCTGGAGATCGACGTCGATATCGGAAGCTCCGCCATAGCCAGCGCGATTCTCCACCTCGCGCTGGGGTACGTTACGAGCGTTACAATCGACATGGGGTTTCTGGTGGAGGCGCAGACCGAGGAAGAGTTGCCGGAGAGATTAGTTGGTGCGGTGAGGGTTTGCCAGATGGAGATGTCGTCAGCCGCTGTGGTCGACGCGCCTCACGCGCCGAGTGTGGTGCGTGGTTTTGCGAAGGTGAATCATCATAGGTCGGGCGACGGTAACTACGACGATGAATAA